The genomic segment AAAAAGTATTATGATACACCAATGTCTATCGAAGCACCGCTTAAAGATTGGAATGAATAACAACTATACCCGCACCGTCTGTTACGGATATCGCGTATTAAATACTTAAATTCAGGAGGAATACCATGAAAAAAATATTACCGTTTCTTACGGCAACTTTAATTGTCTGTTTATTTGCCGGGTGTCCGTTGAATTCACCGAAACCGGATAATGGGGATAAAACACAAGAGAAAGGAAATAAGACGCAGCTTAAAATTACGAATCAAAGTTCTCGTCATCTTACCCTTGCTGATTATGACAGTATAAGTTTTTCAACCGATGAACTTGCTTACGTTGAATGTTTATCTATAGGCAAATCGTGTGTAAAAGACTTTACAGAAGAATCGAATAGTTTTTTACGTTTCACCGTGTATTCAAAAGAGTATAGTAAAAAATTCGGTTGGATAGGTAAAAAATATGATGTGCGTACTAGTGAGCTTATTGCAACCGAAAGCGGAAAAACAAAATTGTTTACTGTAACAGATAATACGCTGGTGGTAGTAAACGGTACTAATACACCTGTAACACTTTCAAGCTTATATGAAGATTCGACTACAGTGTCAATTAAAAATGAAACTTCGCGTATGTTAAAAGAAGTAAAATTCGCCGAAAAAATATTTGCACAAGAAAACGGAGAATTTAATAAGGGGGTTGCAGTTCTTCAAGCCTTTACCGAACCCTGTGATGGATACGTTTATTTTTCAATACATGAACGCGACCATCATGTTACAAATGACAAGACGGATACCGAACACGGTGAAAACTACAGCTGTGCGGTGTATAAGGTAAGAACTAAAGAAAAATTTTCTGTTGAAAAAAATGAAGCAAAAGAAATTGTTATAGATGATAGGACAGAGGTTGTAAAAATCGGTGAGAGTGATGACAAAGCTCTTCATATTTCAGAGTTATTAAAAAATGATACGCTTCTCAAAATTGAAAACGGCACTACCCGTAATTTGTATGAGGTCAAATATGGAGATGAATCTTTTGTATACGGCGGCCATGTTTTAGGCATCAATGAATATAAGATAAAGACGTTTTGGAGTACAAGCGAAGAGTATATTATATTTGAATTTGGTAGCGGTACGCTTGGGAAGAGGGTTACTGTAAGAACTGCTGAAAAAATACTCCTGAAAAAAGGAACATCGCGTTTGATAACTCTTACGGACACAACAATGGTAGTAGAAGATGGAAAAAATACGCCTGTTAAGCTTTCTTCATTGTATTAAAACCGTTTCTGTATCGGTAGCACGGCGAAGAAGATTGAAGTGAGCGGTAATAAGCCTTACGAATTTGCGATTGATGATTATACGTTAGTTGTAAAGGAAGGCACAACAGCAGCTGTTACTCTTAAAAGTTTATTTGAATAGACTGTTGGGGTATTTCCGTTAATCAATTTACCGTATGATTTAGCAAAAGGATTCCTTTTGTTAATATATAAGCAGACATTTACACACTTTTTAGGAAAGGATCTATCTTGATTTAGATAATCTTAGTAACGTTGAATTAAGTTTTTTATTTGTAACGCTATTTCCTTTCTGAATAATTTTTTTATTTATTAAACCTGTTCGAAAACAAAGTTATCGAACAGGTTTATTGTATCTTTTATCGTATGTTTTTGTTGACACGATACATTTATGATATTTCGATTTTTTGGCAGTAAGCATTACTCGCTGCCGGTTCTATTTTTATTTTCATATATAGCTAGTATGTTTTATATGGTATGAAATGTTCTATGAAAAAAAAATGCTAATTCTGTCAGGATCGGAATTAGCGCTTCATTCACCGAAGAACTACGAAAAGGCATAAATGGATATATTCATTTTGAAGTGAGCTGGTCAGATTACTCATATATGCCGGACTCTTATGCACAAGGAATTCGCAAAGATGTCAGAACGCACGAACTTATTGTGCTTGAAAAGGTAAAGAAAGAGACCTTGTCATTAATAATAACACAGATATTACCATATATGACAAAAAATATACCGTAAAACAACTGGAAAAGTTATATATACTCACCGTTACCAATAACAGTTCGGCAGTTATAAAAGATTTAATGTACCGTGATTATGAAACAAATGACCTGTATAAAGGAAATTTGGAAAAAGGAAAACACTGTCATTTGGCGTCATACCGTTTTTACGATAAATATGATTCTCCACCTGATTTGGTATTTACGCTTATTACAAAAACAGGAAAAGAGTTAAAAGCGACACTCAGCAGTTCCAATTTAAAAATATCCGACGGCAGGCATAAAGATTTTTCGATAACTGATTATACTGAAGTTTCAGTTTCATTCGTAGGCGTCAACAAAACAGAACCGCTCGAATACTTTTTTAACGAAAAGTATGAAGGTTAAAAACAAGCCGCCTTTATCAGATGTATTTTAGTAAATGCAACACCCTCAATGCAGAGCACAGTCGAGAGAAGACTGTGTAAAACAGCCTTCTCTTTCTCGTTGTAGCTTACTCCCCCCGTATCACACCAGTCAGCTGTTCCACGGTACCGGTGGGGCGGCAGTTTCCTGCGCAGCCGCTGTCCCTCCACAGATTGCACAGCGTCATGCCCGGCCCTATTTCCAATAGCGGACGTTCCGCCGTTCCGATTAACGATGCAATTTCCCGCTCTTCCTCAAGCCAATGTACGGGATGCGTTAGGTGTAGCACGGCGTTCTTTTTCGCTTCTTCGCCGGTTAAAAGCCGTTTTCCGGTAACATTTGAAAAAATCGGAATGACGGGATCATTGAACGGAACATCATGCAGCACCGCGGAAAATTCTTCGGCAGCACCGCGCATCAACGGCGAGTGGAACGGCCCCGCTACCGCAAGCCGGACAAAGCGTTTTGCCCCCGCGTCCTTGCAGAGTTTTTCTGCGACATCAAGCCCTTCGGCTGTTCCCGATACAACGGTTTGCATCGGACTATTCAAATTTGCCGCAAAGACAATCCCCGTTGCAGGATCGGAATACGGTTTCAAAATTTCGACAATCCGCTCAGGATCAAGTTTGAGTACCGCCGCCATACCGCACCCACTGCCGGACGCTTTACTCTGCTCATCGAGTTTTTCGCAGTATTTCTGCATGATTTTTCCGCGCAAAGTTACCAG from the Treponema medium genome contains:
- a CDS encoding ACP S-malonyltransferase; translated protein: MDYIFLFSGQGSQFKGMAEDICKKYPSARTVIDEMSKASGEDIASFLWNTKPEELARSDRSQIAITAMQAAIITVLQEHGITPAAAAGFSLGEFSALYAAKVLDLVTMTKLVTLRGKIMQKYCEKLDEQSKASGSGCGMAAVLKLDPERIVEILKPYSDPATGIVFAANLNSPMQTVVSGTAEGLDVAEKLCKDAGAKRFVRLAVAGPFHSPLMRGAAEEFSAVLHDVPFNDPVIPIFSNVTGKRLLTGEEAKKNAVLHLTHPVHWLEEEREIASLIGTAERPLLEIGPGMTLCNLWRDSGCAGNCRPTGTVEQLTGVIRGE